The segment CGGCGATATCCTTGGAACCGATGATGACGATCTTTCCTGGAAACTCCATCTTTTCCTTACGAGCCAGCTCCACAGTCACCAAAACGTCTTTCCCCTTCACATCAGAAGGGTTGTAGTCGCGGTTTGAAATCAGGCCGGTAACGTAAAGCTTGTCCATGCGAGCAATCCTGACAACAGGCTCGCCAGCCGTCACCCATTCGCTCTGCTGTTTATAGCGATCTACCACAACGCCATCGAACGTTGCTACAACCGCATGCCGCTGGATTCGCTCTTCGACTTCCCGGGCACGAGCGTTCTCAAGTTCCGCTTCTCCCTGGGCTTCAAGCTGTCGCATGTTGGCAGCGCGAAGCTGAAGCTGAGCTACTTCGTACTCGTACCGCGCCGTCAGTTTCTCATCAGAAGAACGCGCGCCCTTTCGCTCAAGCTTGCTGGTCGTCTCATAACGTTGGCGAGTCAGCTGAATTTGCTTTTCCGCGGCCTCCATCGAAGTCGTATCGTTGGCGATTCGATAAGCATTGTTCTTTCGAACCAGCGCCTGACGCAGTTGATGCTTGAGCAGCGTATCGTTGATTCGCGCGATCACCGTACCAGTCGGTACAGCGTCACCCTCGGTTACATTCATCTCGACCAGAGCACCTGTCTCCAAAGCCGGAACGTCAATTTCGTCAACGTACTCGATCGTGCAAGCGCTGACCCGTCCTTCGCCCATCCCCGACGTGTCGCCAATTTGCGATCCGGTCCCGGGATCGCTCTGTTGAATCGATGTTCGTGGAGGCGTCAACGTCGATGTTCCGCCGCGCCCAAACGTCGGTGTCGCATTGCGGTTGGTCGAGGGTTCGAACTTGCTGACTCCCGGCGTCGCCTGCTTGGCCTGGCCATCGGAGTAGGGCGATCCGCTGCTTCTCTTGAACCCGCCCTGAGCGTTGGCTTCGGCACACTCAAACGACACCAGGCACGCAACGATCAGAACAGCTGGCCAAACAGACAAACGGCTTTTTGCTAAATCAATCACGGTCATTTCGCTCTCATGCGTTGGTTGGTAGAAGCTGGCGACAGGCAGAAGTGCTTCGATAAAAATCGGCCAGAGAAAGCCGCCACAGCCAGAGAAAATCGGCGGATCAACGTTTGCGAGGCGACTAAACGCAGCCTATTCCCTGACGTCTGTAAGTATAGGGAATTTAGGGATCCTGTCCGCCGAATTGCCAGCAAAATTCAAAACCAGAACTGCCACTTTGCCTGAACCGTCTCGATCAGCTCGTAGAACATCGCGTAGCCAACCGAACAAGTGCCGCACTGAACTTTTCCCGTGACGCGAGTTCCCGATCGAAGCAGCTCTTGAGGGATAGCATCATTGGGAAAGCGGACTCTTACCAATGCAGCATTGCCTTCATCGGAGTAGACGTCCAGCTTCTGATCGACAGACAGCAACTCACCCTCAAACTCTTTTCCAGGCCACGAAACGAGTGCGAAAGTCACCTTGAGGAACTCGTCGGAATCCTGCATCGCCCTGGACAAATGAGCCAGTCGTCGTTCCGGCATTTCCAGCTCGATCAGCCACTGTGTATCGGGAGGAACAATGGTCATCAGATGTTGCCCAAAACGAACGGGGCGTCGCAGCAGATTCTGTCGGACTTGCCAGTTTACAACCTGACCCGCGATCGGAGCACGGACTTGTAACAGCTCGCGGTCTTTCAGTTGAACTGCCAATTCGTTTTCGAGGTTGGCAATTTCCTGAGACGCTCTTTGGAACTGCGAGTTGTAAGCGGCTTTCTCGCTCGCATCGACGCCCGTCGTCTTTCCCGTTTCCGCGATCCGCAGCTCGTTTTTGGCTTGAGCGATTCGTCCTTGCAGGTCTCCAATCTTGAGTTCCAAAGTTGAACTCGCCATCGTGGCGAGGAGTTGACCTTTGTCGACGATTGAATCGCCCGTGTTGGAGACCTTGATGTCGGTCAGGATTCCGTCCAGTTGAGCGTAGACTTCGTGGCGACTTTCGGCCACCAGATTTCCTCGGGCACCGAGCGAGAACGAATAAGGATACAAGCACAGGAATCCCAGCACGGCCGCAATCACGGCAATGCCTGTCAGGCTGCGAGCCAAGCGGCGGCCCTGAAACTGTTGGACGATTTTGCCAATCGACTTCCACAGCGGCATCAGGAAAATGCTCTGGTGGTCGATGCTGTTGGACAACGCGGTTTGCGCGTGTGTCGCCATGACTTCGATGCGTTCCTTAACAGCAGGGGAAACGCTCGACGCGTCCAACTGCTCGATAATCAACGCCCCAACCGGTGCTTCGCTGCCCGTCGTTTGTGCCTGTTCAAAGGGATCGTCGTCGAAAGATGTCGGTGGGACGTTCCGCAAAGGAATCACTGCGACCATCCGCGCGTGCGACTTTTCGACATGATCGTGGACGCGTTTTTCGATGGTCGGGGGCAGGTTTTTGCTGTCGCCTTCGTACCACAGTGGCTTTTTTGACTGAACAACGGAAGTCGCCAAACGCCCGAGCGTCTTGACCTGTTCGCTGCGTCGCTCGATCGTGTCGAGGCCGCTAACGGATTTGACGACGCATCGATTGCCTTGCATCGTCGCCACGCTGACACGATCACAATCGATCAGCCGTCTGCCTTCGTTGCTGATCGCGTAGACGGTGTCGTTGACGTCGAGCTTGCGATGAATCAACTGCACGAATCGTTCCAGCTGACTCCATGTTTTTTGCTGCTCCTGAAACGACCTCAGTCGCAAGTTGGACAGGAACTCACCCGCGATCTCTGACATCTGCAACAGGAAACGCAAGTATCCGCGCTGCGTCGCAGGTCCGGCGCCGGGCCGCTGAAAGATTTCAATCAGACCGACTGTTTCGCCGT is part of the Mariniblastus fucicola genome and harbors:
- a CDS encoding efflux RND transporter periplasmic adaptor subunit — protein: MIDLAKSRLSVWPAVLIVACLVSFECAEANAQGGFKRSSGSPYSDGQAKQATPGVSKFEPSTNRNATPTFGRGGTSTLTPPRTSIQQSDPGTGSQIGDTSGMGEGRVSACTIEYVDEIDVPALETGALVEMNVTEGDAVPTGTVIARINDTLLKHQLRQALVRKNNAYRIANDTTSMEAAEKQIQLTRQRYETTSKLERKGARSSDEKLTARYEYEVAQLQLRAANMRQLEAQGEAELENARAREVEERIQRHAVVATFDGVVVDRYKQQSEWVTAGEPVVRIARMDKLYVTGLISNRDYNPSDVKGKDVLVTVELARKEKMEFPGKIVIIGSKDIAGTGNEFMVKAEITNKMKQGQWVLRKDARVSMRIMLK
- a CDS encoding efflux RND transporter periplasmic adaptor subunit is translated as MVHDPTTNDSDPAQGMAFAPTSAATADAKAKRPGRRRVDLSDSDAALVDKTRAQIRELVLEVRQLSQKDCTADEFYEGFLTRIVTALASVGGAIWIRETENKNAKLQCHVNLKQTALNENVQAQQTHGKLIERMLDAGEPTLIPPATGSEASDSGGNPTDHLLVLGPIKVDGETVGLIEIFQRPGAGPATQRGYLRFLLQMSEIAGEFLSNLRLRSFQEQQKTWSQLERFVQLIHRKLDVNDTVYAISNEGRRLIDCDRVSVATMQGNRCVVKSVSGLDTIERRSEQVKTLGRLATSVVQSKKPLWYEGDSKNLPPTIEKRVHDHVEKSHARMVAVIPLRNVPPTSFDDDPFEQAQTTGSEAPVGALIIEQLDASSVSPAVKERIEVMATHAQTALSNSIDHQSIFLMPLWKSIGKIVQQFQGRRLARSLTGIAVIAAVLGFLCLYPYSFSLGARGNLVAESRHEVYAQLDGILTDIKVSNTGDSIVDKGQLLATMASSTLELKIGDLQGRIAQAKNELRIAETGKTTGVDASEKAAYNSQFQRASQEIANLENELAVQLKDRELLQVRAPIAGQVVNWQVRQNLLRRPVRFGQHLMTIVPPDTQWLIELEMPERRLAHLSRAMQDSDEFLKVTFALVSWPGKEFEGELLSVDQKLDVYSDEGNAALVRVRFPNDAIPQELLRSGTRVTGKVQCGTCSVGYAMFYELIETVQAKWQFWF